From a single Phocoena sinus isolate mPhoSin1 chromosome 1, mPhoSin1.pri, whole genome shotgun sequence genomic region:
- the TP73 gene encoding tumor protein p73 isoform X1, which produces MSQSTATDEGATFQHLWSSLEPDSTYFDLPQSGQGNDEVVGGAEASMDVFHLQGMTTSVMSQFHLLSNTMDQMSSRAAPGSPYAPEHAASANVPTHSPYAQPSSTFDTMSPAPVIPSNTDYPGPHHFEVTFQQSSTAKSATWTYSPLLKKLYCQIAKTCPIQIKVSTPPPPGTAIRAMPIYKKAEHVTEVVKRCPNHELGRDFNEGQSAPASHLIRVEGNNLSQYVDDPVTGRQSVMVPYEPPQVGTEFTTILYNFMCNSSCVGGMNRRPILIIITLETRDGQVLGRRSFEGRICACPGRDRKADEDHFREQQALNESAARSGAASKRAFKQSPPALPALSTNGKKKRHGDEETYYIHVRGRENFEILMKVKESLELMELVPQQLVESYRQQQQLLQRPSHLQPPSYGPVLSPVSKAHGAINKLPSVNQLVGQPPLHGSAAAPSLGPMGSGILNNHGHALPANGEINGGPSSQSMVSGSHCTPPPPYHADPSLVSFLTGLGCPNCVECFTSQGLQSIYHLQNLTMEGEAEAQTACRARTATECLVPDVQGPGGPEGPGPAPNDHLEGPPGPEAEPRLWRAAADPLQQQRGHHRRRGLWGAAAAAGHGGRALPRAPHHHHPQPRGPGWGCGARRVGRLRLRPPGLQVPQTVHQRGVHGERGQLRWGRHIQGPPDPVLPTQRAESPGSRAGCLLPFCHQLPWEAGPLGCARKGTWAGGCP; this is translated from the exons TCCCAGTTCCATTTGCTGAGCAACACCATGGACCAGATGAGCAGCCGCGCGGCCCCGGGCAGCCCCTACGCCCCGGAGCACGCCGCTAGCGCCAACGTGCCCACCCACTCGCCCTACGCGCAGCCCAGCTCCACCTTCGACACCATGTCGCCCGCGCCTGTCATCCCCTCCAACACCGACTACCCCGGCCCGCACCACTTCGAGGTGACCTTCCAGCAGTCGAGCACAGCCAAGTCGGCCACCTGGACG tATTCTCCTCTGCTAAAGAAGCTTTACTGCCAAATCGCCAAGACGTGCCCCATCCAGATCAAGGTGTCCACCCCGCCGCCCCCGGGCACCGCCATCCGCGCCATGCCCATCTACAAGAAGGCGGAGCACGTGACCGAGGTCGTGAAGCGCTGCCCCAACCACGAGCTCGGGCGGGACTTCAACGAAG GACAGTCTGCTCCCGCCAGCCACCTCATCCGCGTGGAGGGCAACAACCTTTCGCAGTACGTGGACGACCCCGTCACCGGCAGGCAGAGCGTCATGGTGCCCTACGAGCCCCCGCAG GTGGGGACAGAGTTCACCACCATCCTGTACAACTTCATGTGCAACAGCAGCTGTGTCGGGGGCATGAACCGGCGGCCCATCCTCATCATCATTACCCTGGAGACGCGGGA CGGACAGGTGCTGGGCCGCCGGTCCTTCGAGGGCCGCATCTGTGCCTGTCCTGGCCGAGACCGCAAGGCGGATGAAGACCACTTCCGCGAACAGCAGGCCCTGAACGAGAGCGCTGCCAGGAGCGGGGCTGCCAGCAAGCGCG CCTTCAAGCAGAGCCCCCCTGCTCTCCCTGCCCTGAGCACCAACGGGAAGAAGAAGCGGCACGGGGACGAGGAAACCTACTACATCCAC GTACGGGGCCGGGAGAACTTTGAAATCCTGATGAAGGTCAAGGAGAGCCTGGAGTTGATGGAGCTGGTGCCCCAGCAGCTGGTGGAGTCCTaccggcagcagcagcagctcctgCAGAGGCC GAGCCACCTGCAGCCTCCGTCCTACGGGCCCGTCCTCTCGCCCGTGAGCAAAGCGCACGGGGCTATCAACAAGCTGCCCTCCGTCAACCAGCTGGTGGGCCAGCCTCCCCTGCACGGCTCGGCGGCCGCGCCCAGCCTGGGGCCCATGG GCTCCGGGATACTCAACAACCACGGCCACGCCCTGCCGGCCAACGGTGAGATAAACGGCGGCCCCAGCTCCCAGTCCATGGTCTCGGGGTCCCACTGTACCCCGCCACCCCCCTACCACGCCGACCCCAGCCTGGTCAG CTTTTTAACAGGCTTGGGGTGTCCAAACTGTGTCGAGTGCTTCACCTCCCAGGGCTTACAGAGCATTTACCACCTGCAGAACCTAACGATGGAG GGAGAAGCCGAGGCCCAAACTGCTTGCCGTGCACGCACAGCGACTGAATGTCTGGTCCCGGATGTGCAGG GACCTGGGGGCCCTGAAGGTCCCGGACCAGCACCGAATGACCATCTGGAGGGGCCTCCAGGACCTGAAGCAGAGCCACGACTATGGCGCGCAGCAGCTGATCCGCTCCAGCAGCAACGCGGCCACCATCGCCGTCGGGGGCTCTGGGGAGCTGCAGCGGCAGCGGGTCATGGAGGCCGTGCACTTCCGCGTGCGCCACACCATCACCATCCCCAACCGCGGGGGCCCGGCTGGGGGTGCGGGGCCCGACGAGTGGGCCGACTTCGGCTTCGACCTCCCGGACTGCAAGTCCCGCAAACAGTCCATCAAAGAGGAGTTCACGGAGAGCGAGGCCAACTGAGGTGGGGCCGGCACATCCAGGGCCCCCCTGACCCGGTGCTACCGACCCAGAGAGCAGAGAGCCCCGGGAGCCGCGCTGGatgtctgcttcctttttgtCACCAACTGCCTTGGGAGGCAGGACCTCTGGGCTGTGCCAGGAAAGGGACTTGGGCAGGGGGATGCCCCTGA